From the Ignavibacteriales bacterium genome, one window contains:
- a CDS encoding GIY-YIG nuclease family protein, translated as MYTVYAIKSLVRNYIYVGLTSNLDERLNRHNNGYERTTKPYRPFVIIYKEKCSTRIEARKREIYFKSGIGKEFLKNIK; from the coding sequence ATGTATACAGTATATGCAATAAAAAGTTTAGTTAGGAATTACATTTATGTAGGTTTAACCAGCAATCTTGATGAACGGCTTAACAGACATAATAATGGTTATGAAAGAACAACAAAACCATACAGACCATTTGTTATAATTTATAAAGAAAAATGTTCAACCAGAATTGAAGCAAGAAAAAGAGAAATTTACTTCAAATCTGGAATTGGAAAAGAGTTCTTAAAAAACATTAAATAA